One Dreissena polymorpha isolate Duluth1 chromosome 9, UMN_Dpol_1.0, whole genome shotgun sequence genomic window carries:
- the LOC127844878 gene encoding cytochrome P450 2H2-like isoform X1: protein MLTFIIGAIAVVLLLTHLYSAYAKHHRQYGDIPAVDGRLPIVGNIFDLSKTHIVLTDWYRKYGPVFRFNLYGEEVVVLSSYESVFEALVTRGSDFAGRPHMSRTDYEGRNRNSIVWQSYTPKLQFLRKQIHSSLRMYGNGLGRLQHRCGFELEQLLNRIESQPDLTFDPWSLLYDSACNIMLDLTIGTRFPYEGEDLSQLKKINGLFNHSFGPGASRILDRFPFLNCIRDEFKSLKTAVDMRNSFWADHIGNLQRPSTQDECVIQSLRDLAAKSSNSHFDISEATLKETFTNLILAGTDTTTTAITCLLLVLLHKPEIQDRMYQELDHVVGRSRAPSLSDRSSMPYTEACLFETLRLISHVPLAVPHATICDTTVLGKRIPKDTTVYINLWSLHHDPEVWPDPWEFDPGRFLDADGHLLPPHHECRRRLLVFGAGRRVCLGESLAKNRLFLFTTALLQRYDFRPASSLPDLDPRKFSLGIVLHPGHFNIKAIKRTNVDTTISGCGS from the exons ATGCTGACGTTCATTATCGGTGCCATCGCCGTCGTTTTACTCCTAACACATCTGTACAGCGCATACGCAAAACACCACCGTCAGTACGGTGACATACCCGCTGTCGATGGTCGACTACCGATCGTCGGTAACATATTCGATTTGTCCAAAACGCATATAGTCCTGACCGACTGGTACCGGAAGTACGGTCCCGTCTTCCGGTTCAATCTATATGGGGAGGAAGTAGTAGTTCTCAGCAGCTACGAGAGCGTGTTTGAGGCCTTGGTGACGCGCGGGAGCGACTTCGCCGGCCGGCCGCACATGTCGCGCACGGACTATGAGGGTCGGAACCGGAACTCGATTGTGTGGCAATCGTACACGCCGAAATTACAG TTTCTACGGAAGCAGATACATTCCTCATTGCGCATGTACGGAAATGGCTTGGGTCGTCTGCAACACCGGTGCGGGTTCGAGCTCGAGCAGCTGTTGAACCGGATCGAGTCCCAACccgacttgacctttgacccttgGAGTCTACTGTACGACTCCGCGTGCAACATCATGCTAGATCTG ACAATAGGCACAAGATTTCCGTATGAAGGAGAAGATTTATCCCAGCTCAAGAAAATTAACGGCCTGTTTAATCATTCCTTCGGGCCCGGGGCAAGCCGCATTTTGGACCGGTTTCCGTTCCTCAACTGTATACGAGACGAGTTCAAATCTCTGAAGACCGCGGTTGATATGCGTAACAGCTTCTGGGCGGACCATATCGGTAACCTACAG CGTCCCAGTACCCAGGACGAGTGCGTGATACAGAGTCTAAGAGACCTCGCGGCCAAGAGCTCGAACTCGCACTTTGACATCTCTGAGGCCACTCTGAAAGAGACCTTCACCAATCTCATACTGGCAG GAACGGACACCACTACCACCGCCATCACTTGTTTATTACTGGTTCTACTCCACAAACCGGAAATTCAAGACCGCATGTACCAGGAGCTTGACCACGTGGTCGGCAGATCGCGTGCCCCGTCGCTTAGCGACCGCTCTTCGATGCCATATACGGAGGCGTGCTTGTTCGAGACTTTGCGGTTAATATCGCACGTGCCGCTTGCGGTGCCACACGCTACAATATGTGATACCACTGTCCTTGGAAAGAGGATTCCAAAAGATACAACG GTGTACATCAACCTGTGGTCTCTCCACCACGACCCGGAAGTGTGGCCTGACCCCTGGGAGTTCGACCCCGGTCGCTTCCTGGACGCTGACGGTCACCTATTACCGCCGCACCACGAATGTCGACGAAG GCTACTTGTATTTGGTGCTGGCCGACGCGTGTGTCTCGGGGAGTCGCTTGCTAAGAACCGTCTCTTCCTGTTCACCACTGCCCTGCTGCAGCGTTACGACTTCCGGCCCGCATCGTCACTTCCAGATCTCGACCCTCGCAAGTTCTCCCTGGGAATCGTCCTTCATCCGGGTCACTTTAATATAAAAGCGATTAAGCGGACAAATGTTGATACAACCATATCAGGTTGTGGAAGTTGA
- the LOC127844877 gene encoding kelch-like protein 24, which produces MDEARLRFLETLTAGLESMLRTGSHADTTIVVDGRVFPCHKVVLSAMSPYFEAMFNHDMIETRGGIVTLYDIEPDVFDCLLRYMYTGVEVVDHNNAEQIFKASSMLQIPCLQQRCEDFLLTQVSKDNCLGIWKIARAHNCKNLAEITLISIVEHFPEICNSDDFQSLEVDDMVALLSSESLAVPNEESVCDAVVSWLKFEPSRQSHCAAIFEVLRLPLVTPEYLFSLLEEDLNMGDKASDCIQDAFKFHLFPSRRAHFSSKRFQQRRHSERNDCLVIIGGLLKTVPRFQTTKEVVCYSFQQQQWFYLPSMPYDPGYEFAVCSHGSDIYVSGGWLKLQGLAVYKSEQNKWIVCDTMTNGRCGHCMVATTNAIYVFGGRDGTAPALNNIEEFDLRSKKWRIAGELILGIRSMSSAVAGEAVFLFGGITETDKDSDKVQCFDTRFGTATIIGDLPFACRITRSVTIDKQVYIILPDGRVVALDDSFTSRKAIKSLSELSFSFDTEDSDRPASQIPLTSLRVSPLLPSPSSPKNFPVRVTEKENALGKVAGKISGFNQHHFEAIQHNGKLHLVGGKTPDNTILRDIVVVDPDGCKMVGQIEMPAARWCFGCEKIVIRKEYLQNAIGVV; this is translated from the exons ATGGACGAAGCGCGACTCCGTTTTCTAGAGACGCTGACCGCCGGCTTGGAGAGCATGCTGCGTACCGGAAGTCACGCCGACACCACCATCGTCGTCGACGGCAGGGTGTTCCCCTGTCATAAG GTGGTGTTGAGTGCGATGTCACCGTACTTTGAAGCGATGTTCAACCACGACATGATAGAGACGCGCGGGGGCATTGTCACCCTGTACGACATAGAGCCCGACGTATTTGACTGTCTATTGCGATACATGTACACAG GTGTCGAGGTGGTTGATCACAATAACGCGGAGCAGATCTTCAAGGCCTCGTCCATGTTACAGATACCCTGTCTCCAGCAGCGATGCGAGGACTTCCTTCTGACCCAAGTGTCCAAGGACAACTGTCTCGGGATCTGGAAGATCGCCAGGGCGCACAATTGCAAAAACCTCGCGGAAATAACTCTTATCAGCATTGTAGAACATTTCCCAGAGATATGTAATTCGGACGATTTTCAAAGTTTGGAAGTGGATGATATGGTGGCGCTGTTAAGCAGCGAGTCACTCGCAGTTCCGAATGAGGAGAGCGTCTGTGATGCTGTGGTGTCATGGCTGAAGTTTGAACCCTCCCGCCAATCTCATTGTGCAGCCATATTCGAAGTCCTCAGATTGCCGTTGGTGACTCCGGAATATCTTTTCAGTCTTTTAGAAGAAGATTTAAACATGGGTGACAAGGCTAGCGATTGCATTCAAGACGCGTTTAAGTTTCACTTGTTTCCTTCGAGGCGAGCACATTTCTCTTCCAAACGGTTCCAACAACGTAGGCATAGCGAGCGGAATGACTGTTTGGTAATTATAGGCGGCTTACTTAAAACAGTTCCCCGGTTCCAGACGACAAAAGAGGTCGTCTGCTACAGTTTTCAGCAGCAGCAGTGGTTCTATTTGCCGTCAATGCCATACGATCCAGGCTACGAATTCGCGGTCTGCTCGCACGGGTCGGATATCTACGTATCCGGCGGTTGGTTGAAGCTGCAAGGGTTGGCCGTCTACAAATCTGAGCAAAACAAGTGGATCGTCTGCGACACGATGACAAATGGCCGGTGTGGTCACTGCATGGTCGCCACTACTAACGCCATTTACGTATTTGGCGGCAGAGACGGGACGGCGCCTGCGTTAAATAATATAGAAGAATTTGACCTCAGGTCGAAGAAATGGCGAATCGCTGGCGAACTGATTTTAGGCATTAGATCAATGTCGTCTGCCGTCGCCGGTGAGGCTGTGTTCTTATTCGGTGGGATCACCGAAACTGATAAAGACTCTGACAAAGTGCAGTGTTTTGACACTCGTTTCGGCACTGCAACAATCATTGGCGATCTTCCTTTTGCATGTCGGATCACACGCTCTGTTACCATAGATAAACAGGTGTACATTATCCTCCCCGATGGACGGGTAGTAGCACTTGACGATTCGTTCACCTCTCGAAAAGCAATCAAGTCCCTATCAGAACTTTCGTTTTCTTTTGACACGGAAGACTCCGACCGTCCTGCATCGCAGATTCCCTTGACCTCCCTTAGGGTGTCTCCTCTCCTACCCTCCCCATCCTCACCGAAAAACTTCCCTGTTCGGGTCACAGAGAAGGAAAACGCGCTCGGAAAAGTTGCTGGTAAGATAAGTGGCTTCAACCAGCATCATTTTGAAGCGATCCAGCACAACGGGAAACTTCACTTGGTCGGCGGCAAGACCCCAGACAACACGATCTTGCGAGATATAGTGGTGGTTGACCCAGACGGATGTAAGATGGTAGGGCAGATAGAAATGCCGGCCGCAAGGTGGTGTTTCGGTTGTGAGAAAATTGTCATTCGTAAGGAGTACCTCCAGAATGCAATAGGGGTTGTGTAA